In one Sphingobacterium daejeonense genomic region, the following are encoded:
- a CDS encoding protein-disulfide reductase DsbD domain-containing protein, which produces MKKINLLIAFLIFAVSGVFAQVENPVKWSVGFKKLPNNEAVILLKANVEQGWHIYGLNVPSGGPISTSFTFTPGNGAKVTGKPAAKEPKTKFEDVFKMNVPYYNGEVIFQQKVKLANNKPTTVKGVATFMACDKERCLPPDEYEFAVTIK; this is translated from the coding sequence ATGAAAAAAATAAATCTATTAATTGCATTTTTAATCTTTGCTGTATCAGGAGTTTTCGCTCAAGTGGAAAATCCAGTGAAATGGTCAGTAGGGTTTAAAAAACTTCCCAACAATGAAGCAGTTATCCTTTTAAAAGCTAATGTAGAGCAAGGATGGCATATCTATGGACTTAATGTACCATCAGGAGGCCCTATTTCTACTTCATTTACCTTTACTCCTGGGAATGGTGCTAAAGTGACAGGTAAACCTGCAGCAAAGGAACCTAAGACCAAATTTGAAGATGTCTTCAAAATGAATGTTCCTTATTACAATGGAGAAGTAATTTTCCAACAGAAAGTTAAATTGGCGAACAACAAACCTACTACAGTAAAAGGTGTTGCCACCTTTATGGCTTGTGATAAAGAGCGTTGTTTACCACCAGATGAATATGAATTCGCGGTAACAATCAAATAG
- a CDS encoding biotin--[acetyl-CoA-carboxylase] ligase has translation MDEIGSTNDYLKSKLSNFKPLPEWTAIMAKNQTMGRGQRQNSWKSEPNSNITFSFVIYPNHLSLQQHFTLNMLVSLGIIDWLKSLQIDSTIKWPNDIMIGNRKISGILIENISNSKEIRQSIIGIGLNVNQKQFSEEFSNRASSILNETGIFTEDLESECLNLLAFIAKRVERHKKNTLTDKDLLIEYNNNLFRRDIPAYYSSSNISFEATLVKVDGNGQLYLRTKDEVKTYYFKEVVFQMQ, from the coding sequence TTGGACGAAATCGGGTCTACCAATGATTATTTAAAATCTAAATTGTCAAATTTCAAGCCACTACCGGAATGGACTGCCATAATGGCAAAAAACCAAACCATGGGCAGAGGACAACGACAAAACTCCTGGAAATCAGAACCTAATAGCAATATCACCTTCAGTTTTGTCATTTATCCAAATCATCTTTCCCTGCAACAGCATTTCACCTTAAATATGCTGGTAAGCTTGGGGATTATAGATTGGCTAAAGTCGCTCCAAATTGATTCAACCATAAAATGGCCCAATGATATCATGATCGGCAACAGGAAAATATCAGGGATATTGATCGAAAATATTAGCAACAGCAAAGAAATAAGACAATCCATTATTGGGATTGGTTTAAATGTCAACCAAAAGCAATTTTCAGAGGAATTCAGCAACCGAGCGAGTTCGATTCTGAATGAAACCGGAATTTTTACCGAAGACCTGGAGTCAGAATGCCTAAACTTGCTTGCTTTCATTGCTAAAAGAGTTGAAAGACACAAAAAAAACACACTGACAGACAAAGACTTACTGATAGAATACAACAATAATCTTTTTAGAAGGGACATTCCTGCATATTACTCGTCTAGTAATATATCATTCGAAGCAACGTTGGTTAAAGTTGATGGGAATGGACAATTATACCTACGAACAAAAGATGAGGTAAAAACCTATTATTTCAAAGAAGTTGTTTTTCAAATGCAATAA
- the rsfS gene encoding ribosome silencing factor, producing the protein MSKNKKSSLSEKLADVIIHGMQEKKGNEIVRMDMREVNGALSDYFVICHADSNVQVNAIAKSVEDEVYKAFGQDPWHKEGQGNGEWILLDFVDVVVHIFKTDMRDHYRIEDLWGDAAMNKYQSA; encoded by the coding sequence ATGAGTAAAAACAAAAAATCTTCGTTGTCGGAGAAATTAGCAGACGTGATTATCCACGGGATGCAGGAAAAAAAGGGCAACGAAATTGTGAGGATGGATATGCGAGAGGTGAATGGAGCCTTGTCTGACTATTTTGTGATCTGCCATGCCGATTCTAATGTTCAAGTAAACGCTATTGCAAAGAGCGTTGAGGATGAAGTTTATAAAGCATTTGGTCAAGACCCTTGGCATAAAGAAGGCCAGGGCAATGGCGAATGGATTTTGCTTGATTTTGTGGACGTCGTAGTCCATATCTTCAAGACGGATATGCGTGATCATTATAGGATAGAGGATCTTTGGGGCGATGCAGCCATGAATAAATACCAAAGCGCATAA
- a CDS encoding LutC/YkgG family protein: MNIRNTTAKEKMLKKIRQALLQKKENSHPMFEENQLYKDEEDSLDVTFAREFTQMSGNFIYCDGEINLIENLIILVEKINISKIYIWEKPIQQMMDQFGFPYRKSQQALEEIEASITGCEALIARNGSIMVSNASESGRRLSVYPPVHIVIARASQLVMDVKHAMAQIKERYGDDLPTMITTITGPSRTADIEKRLVLGAHGPKQLYLFLLEDRF, from the coding sequence ATGAATATCAGGAATACCACGGCAAAGGAAAAGATGCTGAAAAAGATTCGGCAGGCATTGCTTCAAAAAAAGGAGAATTCACATCCTATGTTTGAAGAGAATCAGCTGTATAAGGATGAGGAGGATTCTTTGGATGTCACTTTTGCTAGAGAGTTTACTCAGATGTCCGGTAACTTTATATACTGCGATGGAGAGATCAATCTGATTGAGAACCTGATTATTCTTGTGGAAAAAATAAATATCAGTAAGATCTACATTTGGGAAAAACCCATTCAGCAAATGATGGATCAATTTGGTTTTCCATATCGTAAATCCCAACAAGCTTTGGAGGAAATTGAAGCCAGTATTACGGGTTGCGAAGCTTTGATAGCCAGAAATGGCAGTATCATGGTTTCAAATGCCTCTGAATCAGGGCGACGATTAAGTGTCTATCCTCCGGTGCATATCGTAATTGCCAGAGCGTCACAGCTGGTCATGGATGTCAAACATGCCATGGCTCAGATCAAAGAACGCTATGGGGATGATCTACCTACCATGATAACAACAATAACAGGTCCAAGTAGAACAGCCGATATCGAAAAGAGATTGGTGTTGGGAGCACATGGACCAAAACAACTATACTTATTCTTGTTAGAAGACCGTTTTTAA
- a CDS encoding rhomboid family intramembrane serine protease, giving the protein MIQYYLTTTPVASIIFALTIGLSIYVFSKPELYGKWMLHPYTVYRDKSRWYLMLTSGLIHKDWMHLIFNMITFYYFGFGLEQIFVEISGSMGHLLFALLYIVSLILSDIPTVIQQKNNYHYHSLGASGAISAVLFSYILFNPKMMLGIFMIIPMPAYIFAFVYLAYCIWASKNSNDGINHDAHLFGALTGLVFTIIAYPWVIKHFIQQF; this is encoded by the coding sequence ATGATCCAATATTATCTTACCACTACTCCTGTTGCCAGTATTATTTTTGCTTTGACCATCGGTTTGAGTATCTATGTATTTTCTAAACCTGAGTTATATGGCAAATGGATGCTGCATCCATATACCGTATACCGTGATAAAAGCAGATGGTACCTCATGCTTACTAGTGGGTTGATCCATAAAGACTGGATGCACTTGATCTTTAATATGATCACCTTTTATTACTTCGGTTTCGGTCTTGAGCAGATATTTGTAGAGATAAGTGGCTCAATGGGGCATTTGCTGTTCGCCCTGCTGTATATTGTATCCCTGATTTTGAGTGATATCCCAACTGTAATTCAACAAAAGAACAATTACCATTACCATAGCCTAGGAGCTTCAGGGGCAATTAGTGCCGTTTTGTTCAGTTATATCCTGTTCAACCCTAAGATGATGCTGGGAATTTTTATGATTATTCCTATGCCAGCTTATATCTTCGCATTTGTCTATCTGGCATATTGTATCTGGGCTTCTAAAAATTCTAACGATGGTATAAACCATGATGCCCATTTATTCGGGGCATTGACAGGCTTAGTCTTTACCATTATAGCCTATCCTTGGGTAATCAAGCACTTTATTCAACAGTTTTAG
- a CDS encoding SRPBCC domain-containing protein: protein MKNKIIVPVIVNSTLEKVWDAWTLEENVKIWNVPFSDWHCPFVENNVVTGGKFHFRMENLNGTEGFDYKGEYTQVIPYAKIINLQEDKRISTITFEESQGKVFLTEEFEPEEKTDLNLQREFCQSVLERFKSFVEKSN from the coding sequence ATGAAAAATAAAATTATAGTACCGGTGATTGTTAATTCTACTTTGGAAAAAGTTTGGGATGCTTGGACTTTAGAAGAAAATGTAAAAATATGGAATGTCCCATTTTCTGATTGGCATTGCCCATTTGTGGAGAATAATGTGGTAACTGGAGGGAAATTTCACTTCCGGATGGAAAATCTGAATGGTACTGAAGGATTTGATTACAAAGGAGAATACACCCAAGTGATTCCATATGCAAAAATTATCAACCTTCAGGAAGACAAAAGGATCTCAACAATTACTTTTGAAGAGAGTCAAGGAAAAGTTTTCTTAACCGAAGAGTTTGAACCTGAAGAAAAAACTGATTTAAATTTGCAGAGGGAGTTCTGCCAATCTGTTTTGGAAAGGTTTAAATCTTTTGTTGAAAAGTCGAATTGA
- a CDS encoding dihydrofolate reductase family protein gives MKRKLIMWNILTLDGYFEGTKEWDLSFHENIWGPETEEFGLQQLESADFLVFGRKTYEGMAAYWKNEKGSIADLMNCIPKIVVSRTLKSADWNNTSLIRGDISNEIKRLKEEGGKDMYVFGSANLSETLMNENLFDEYRIGISPVILGNGNPLFKKDLKSYVLNLSSANVLKNGGVILTYIPKSEN, from the coding sequence ATGAAAAGGAAATTAATCATGTGGAATATCCTGACCTTGGATGGTTATTTTGAAGGAACTAAAGAATGGGATTTATCTTTCCATGAAAATATTTGGGGACCGGAAACTGAGGAATTTGGCTTACAACAATTAGAATCAGCCGATTTTCTGGTCTTCGGACGCAAGACTTATGAAGGTATGGCAGCGTATTGGAAAAATGAAAAAGGTTCAATAGCAGATTTAATGAACTGTATTCCAAAAATTGTTGTCTCCAGGACTTTAAAATCAGCCGATTGGAATAATACTTCCTTAATCCGGGGAGATATTTCTAATGAAATCAAAAGATTAAAAGAAGAAGGGGGCAAGGATATGTACGTCTTTGGGAGTGCCAATCTTTCAGAAACATTGATGAATGAAAATTTATTCGATGAATATAGGATCGGGATATCTCCAGTTATCCTTGGCAATGGAAATCCTTTGTTCAAAAAAGATCTCAAGTCTTATGTCTTAAATCTATCTTCAGCCAATGTCTTAAAAAATGGCGGGGTTATTTTAACCTATATCCCGAAATCTGAGAATTAA
- a CDS encoding GNAT family N-acetyltransferase: MLQKVLYQHERNPDLQLRKTVLNDLEQLFEFQTDKEGIHQAAFTPKDPTDKNAYLAKYEKILQDPSTNNQTILLDNVIVGSMAKFILNGKTEITYWIDSKYWGKGIATKALSAFLEMMTDRPVFGRVTFDNFGSQKVLEKCDFVKVGENKGFANARQEEIVEFIYELN, from the coding sequence ATTTTACAGAAAGTCCTTTACCAACATGAAAGAAACCCAGATTTACAGCTTAGAAAAACAGTCCTTAATGATCTTGAACAATTGTTTGAATTTCAAACTGACAAAGAAGGCATACATCAAGCGGCTTTTACTCCAAAAGACCCTACAGATAAAAATGCATATTTAGCTAAGTATGAAAAAATCTTACAAGATCCATCGACTAACAATCAGACGATTCTTTTAGACAATGTAATTGTTGGGAGCATGGCTAAATTTATTTTAAATGGCAAAACAGAGATCACATATTGGATTGATAGCAAATATTGGGGCAAGGGGATAGCAACAAAAGCACTCTCGGCATTTCTGGAAATGATGACTGATAGACCCGTATTTGGACGTGTGACTTTTGATAATTTCGGTTCTCAGAAAGTATTGGAGAAATGTGATTTTGTCAAAGTTGGAGAAAACAAAGGCTTTGCTAATGCCAGACAAGAAGAAATAGTAGAATTTATTTATGAATTAAACTAA
- a CDS encoding S41 family peptidase, with protein sequence MKKINLTIIFILFTKISLFAQNESLTELSKRFLDTVQTNAYLAKNVNWDSIRPIVLEKASKIEDPNKLLPVFNDVISGLNDLHSSVIFNKYVDGQPSEKSMIEKLMKMSDKDLGFKPKHFDHRMIDNKYAYINIPAVMSEHGNYIDTMRNQISFLDSKKPKAWIIDLTENHGGSYLPMIWNLYNLIDKNHNFSMHHANGNEKLQEVVFNNDTEDETMRLFFDVFDLKNKKPYKIKNNKVPIIVLTSNLTASSGEIMTAFFLGQKNVRVIGQRTMGMTTGNDAIKLNNSFVINLAIATFKDRKGKIYEIGESISPDILIDFDFKKHAKTGEKINLELAEKILIENKDPFIKKAIQVIENGGNS encoded by the coding sequence ATGAAAAAAATAAACCTTACAATTATTTTCATACTTTTCACCAAAATATCTCTATTTGCTCAGAATGAAAGTTTAACTGAGTTGTCGAAAAGGTTTTTAGATACTGTTCAAACAAATGCATATCTAGCTAAAAATGTAAACTGGGATTCCATTAGACCAATAGTCCTAGAAAAAGCCAGTAAAATAGAAGATCCCAATAAGCTATTACCTGTATTCAATGATGTGATCAGTGGATTGAATGATTTACATTCATCTGTTATTTTCAATAAATACGTTGATGGGCAACCCTCAGAAAAAAGCATGATTGAGAAGCTGATGAAGATGAGCGACAAAGACCTAGGCTTTAAGCCAAAACATTTTGATCATAGAATGATAGACAATAAATATGCATATATCAATATTCCTGCTGTGATGTCCGAACACGGAAACTATATTGACACAATGCGTAATCAAATCTCTTTTCTCGACTCAAAAAAACCAAAAGCGTGGATTATTGACCTTACTGAAAATCACGGGGGATCCTATCTTCCTATGATTTGGAACCTATATAATCTTATAGACAAGAATCACAATTTCAGCATGCATCATGCAAACGGTAACGAAAAGTTGCAGGAAGTGGTTTTTAACAATGATACAGAAGATGAAACAATGAGGTTATTCTTTGATGTTTTTGATTTAAAGAATAAAAAACCATATAAGATAAAAAATAACAAAGTACCAATCATAGTGCTGACTAGTAACCTGACTGCAAGTTCAGGAGAAATAATGACAGCATTTTTCCTTGGACAAAAAAATGTTCGTGTTATAGGACAACGAACGATGGGTATGACGACTGGAAATGATGCAATTAAACTTAACAATAGCTTTGTTATCAATTTAGCAATAGCCACTTTTAAAGACAGAAAAGGTAAGATATATGAGATAGGCGAATCTATCTCACCAGATATTCTTATAGACTTTGATTTTAAAAAGCATGCTAAAACAGGTGAAAAAATAAATCTAGAATTAGCTGAAAAAATATTGATCGAAAATAAGGATCCATTTATTAAAAAAGCCATTCAAGTGATAGAAAATGGCGGGAATTCTTAA
- a CDS encoding magnesium chelatase subunit ChlI family protein — protein sequence MLDRIDIHIEVTPVEFNELTDTRKSEKSEVVRSRVINARKIQEQRFKRNPNIHANAHMRAKNIQEICIIDEGGKKLLKKAMERLNLSARAYDRILKVARTIADLEESVEIQNEHLAEAIQFRNLDRENWTG from the coding sequence TTGTTGGACAGAATAGATATCCATATCGAGGTTACACCTGTAGAGTTCAACGAACTCACGGACACTAGGAAATCCGAAAAAAGTGAGGTTGTAAGATCTAGGGTTATCAATGCAAGGAAAATTCAGGAACAGCGTTTTAAAAGAAATCCAAATATCCATGCCAATGCACATATGCGGGCAAAAAATATCCAAGAGATCTGCATTATCGATGAAGGAGGAAAAAAACTTCTTAAAAAGGCCATGGAAAGGCTCAACCTCTCAGCAAGAGCATATGATAGAATTCTAAAAGTCGCCAGAACAATAGCTGACCTGGAAGAGTCGGTAGAAATACAGAACGAACATCTAGCAGAAGCCATTCAATTCAGGAACTTGGATAGAGAGAATTGGACTGGATAA
- a CDS encoding helix-turn-helix domain-containing protein yields the protein MGIHALPCLHFEQQISKPLPKSTPINPQTLGEHIRKKRMELKLFQKDVAAIFNVSEDCITYWENNRNEPQIQYYPPIFGFLGYCPFKLDKSTFAGKIKAYRYLNGLTQKRFAKLMNVDPATVSRWEDGKGGGVKKNEIDAVLSSCSIVVKQDLTKGLNSD from the coding sequence ATGGGCATTCATGCGTTGCCCTGTTTGCATTTTGAACAACAAATCAGTAAACCTCTACCAAAATCGACACCGATAAATCCACAAACCCTTGGAGAGCATATCAGGAAGAAAAGGATGGAGCTAAAGCTGTTTCAAAAGGATGTAGCAGCCATATTTAATGTTAGCGAAGACTGCATCACCTATTGGGAGAACAATAGAAATGAACCTCAAATTCAATACTATCCACCCATCTTCGGGTTCTTAGGATATTGTCCGTTTAAACTTGATAAGTCTACGTTTGCTGGCAAGATTAAAGCTTATAGATATTTAAACGGGCTTACTCAAAAGCGATTTGCAAAGTTGATGAACGTAGACCCTGCTACCGTTAGTCGTTGGGAAGATGGAAAAGGTGGAGGTGTCAAGAAGAACGAGATTGATGCTGTTTTATCGAGTTGTAGCATAGTCGTAAAGCAAGATCTAACGAAAGGTTTAAATTCTGATTAG
- the istA gene encoding IS21 family transposase: protein MANILDPMDLKQILTLHLDGLSNRRIAAILGISRNTVNTYIKLFTASDYPFTSLLELDNAALAELFSSYTTIDTDRHNELMLYFEGVNRVRHHPGFTLLYHYQQYVEQSKDPYSYTQFLKHYRRKYPVEKGSMKLDHVDGQEMFIDFAGKKLQIVDRQTGGVMNVEVFVAILPYSQYTYVQACMTQKRADLISCCGNALQFFQGVPKAIVSDNLKSAVNRASKYEAEINRTFKDFARHYNCVINPTRSYAAQDKALVENAVHLTYQRIYYPIRQMTFFSLDELNVHIKQLLKRYNELFFKRKLAGAGSFRTPRLVDREAKGVGNKNAMVGVLTNHA, encoded by the coding sequence ATGGCCAATATACTTGATCCCATGGACTTAAAACAGATCCTTACATTACATCTTGATGGTTTGAGCAATCGTAGAATAGCCGCCATTTTAGGTATTTCACGCAATACCGTAAATACCTATATCAAACTGTTCACTGCCAGTGATTACCCTTTCACGTCTCTTCTGGAGTTGGACAATGCCGCTTTAGCTGAACTATTTTCCTCTTATACTACGATCGATACCGACCGTCACAATGAACTGATGCTGTATTTCGAGGGTGTAAACAGAGTCCGTCACCACCCTGGCTTCACCTTACTTTACCACTATCAGCAATATGTCGAACAGAGCAAAGATCCATATAGCTATACCCAGTTCCTGAAACATTACCGCCGTAAATATCCTGTAGAAAAAGGTTCCATGAAGCTCGACCATGTGGACGGCCAGGAAATGTTCATCGACTTTGCTGGAAAGAAGCTCCAGATTGTCGACCGTCAAACCGGCGGAGTAATGAACGTTGAAGTATTTGTCGCTATTCTTCCCTATAGCCAATACACCTATGTTCAGGCATGTATGACACAAAAGCGGGCAGATCTGATATCCTGTTGCGGGAATGCCCTGCAGTTTTTTCAGGGCGTTCCCAAAGCCATCGTATCGGACAACCTTAAATCAGCGGTCAATAGGGCCAGTAAGTACGAAGCTGAGATCAACCGGACCTTCAAGGATTTTGCCCGTCATTACAACTGCGTGATCAATCCTACCCGGAGCTATGCAGCACAGGACAAGGCCCTAGTGGAAAATGCCGTTCACCTAACTTATCAACGCATCTATTACCCAATACGACAGATGACATTTTTTTCACTGGATGAACTGAATGTCCATATCAAACAGCTCTTGAAGCGCTATAATGAACTGTTCTTCAAGCGAAAGCTGGCAGGAGCTGGCAGTTTCAGAACACCAAGGTTGGTTGATAGAGAGGCCAAGGGTGTTGGCAACAAGAACGCCATGGTTGGTGTCCTCACCAACCATGCATAG
- a CDS encoding TlpA family protein disulfide reductase has product MSQLNLYFIAIFIFLGFPRVVVGQDSIKFQVNIHNLNKEDLVVQYDDGLVLKKLDLSQGDSSFSFTEPNNTLYPRVTFIYKENTKSYFLNNDKAVLNIQAVQNGKELTFYTLSNHNISMVYDTVSHLGYRNLRRKQIPDLLKINEIMVNKGPDAFNNDSLKYELSTLAKSINKKALDYIRSNPNEFLSFYYFKDQLMSFTEMFIGTDSSYYRMILDYYSSVFPQKYRNTPEGEKLKTILVQKSSSFQLKENDELPDVILRDLEGEQIVLKNRISNFILLDFWASWCAPCINQIPEIKILNNEFSDKELKIIGISIDRDLIALKESLKKHNIDWVNYHDKGGVISAQLGITSIPVTVLINRSGKIVYLKQGGQLDLDKIRSTIIADK; this is encoded by the coding sequence ATGTCACAACTCAATTTATATTTTATTGCAATATTCATATTTTTGGGTTTCCCCCGTGTTGTAGTAGGTCAAGACTCCATCAAGTTTCAAGTTAACATCCACAATCTTAATAAGGAAGATTTAGTTGTTCAATATGATGATGGGCTTGTATTAAAAAAGTTAGATTTAAGTCAAGGCGATTCATCCTTTTCTTTTACAGAACCAAACAACACACTTTATCCAAGAGTAACCTTTATTTATAAGGAAAATACTAAATCTTATTTTCTCAATAATGATAAAGCTGTATTAAATATCCAAGCTGTTCAAAATGGAAAGGAATTAACGTTCTACACTTTGAGTAATCATAATATTAGTATGGTTTATGATACAGTTTCCCATTTAGGCTATCGAAATCTTAGAAGAAAACAAATTCCAGATCTTTTAAAGATAAACGAGATCATGGTAAACAAAGGTCCAGATGCTTTTAATAATGATTCTTTAAAATATGAACTATCTACCTTAGCAAAGTCAATTAATAAAAAAGCTTTGGACTATATTCGATCAAATCCAAATGAATTTCTTTCTTTTTATTACTTTAAAGATCAACTTATGAGTTTTACAGAGATGTTTATAGGTACTGATAGTTCTTATTATCGTATGATATTAGACTATTATAGCAGCGTATTCCCCCAAAAATATAGAAATACCCCAGAAGGAGAAAAGCTAAAGACCATTTTAGTTCAAAAATCTTCCTCCTTTCAACTTAAAGAAAATGATGAATTGCCAGATGTAATTTTAAGGGATTTAGAAGGAGAACAAATAGTTCTCAAAAATAGAATTTCAAATTTTATATTACTAGATTTTTGGGCTAGTTGGTGTGCCCCTTGTATAAACCAAATACCAGAGATTAAAATATTAAATAACGAATTCTCAGATAAAGAACTAAAAATAATAGGAATATCTATTGATCGTGATTTAATTGCTCTTAAAGAGAGTTTAAAGAAACATAATATAGATTGGGTAAATTATCATGATAAAGGAGGTGTTATTTCGGCCCAATTGGGTATAACAAGTATTCCAGTTACTGTTCTAATCAACCGGTCAGGAAAAATTGTATATTTAAAACAAGGAGGTCAACTTGACTTAGATAAAATTCGAAGTACCATTATTGCGGACAAATGA
- a CDS encoding helix-turn-helix domain-containing protein, with protein MSKPNAVFVPETPSFLGEHIRKKRIEKGLFQSDLARLFKVTPDCITYWENNRSKPQVQHYPNIIEFLGYFPFELEISTFEGKIKAYRYVNGLSQKSFAKNMGVDPATVNRWEEGKGQGVKKKQMDEV; from the coding sequence TTGAGCAAGCCTAATGCGGTTTTCGTTCCTGAAACACCATCCTTTTTGGGGGAGCATATAAGGAAGAAAAGGATAGAGAAAGGATTGTTCCAGAGTGATCTAGCGAGGCTATTTAAGGTCACTCCGGATTGTATCACTTATTGGGAAAATAACAGGAGTAAACCTCAAGTTCAACATTACCCCAATATTATAGAATTTTTAGGGTACTTCCCATTTGAACTTGAAATATCAACGTTTGAAGGCAAGATTAAAGCATATAGATATGTAAATGGACTAAGCCAGAAGAGTTTTGCAAAGAACATGGGTGTAGACCCTGCGACCGTTAACCGTTGGGAAGAAGGCAAAGGGCAAGGGGTTAAGAAAAAGCAAATGGATGAAGTTTAA
- a CDS encoding type IV toxin-antitoxin system AbiEi family antitoxin — translation MFNDKRPNVVPTILVYADLVNTGDPRNIETAKKLIDGLLGN, via the coding sequence ATGTTCAACGACAAAAGACCAAATGTCGTTCCTACAATTTTAGTATATGCTGATTTAGTAAACACCGGAGACCCTAGAAATATCGAAACTGCAAAAAAGTTGATTGATGGACTTCTTGGAAATTAA
- a CDS encoding type IV toxin-antitoxin system AbiEi family antitoxin: MKTQPIFQILYELQNKTSLKGRWYDKNQDHGIDGVLELDNSKVIYKLPAEYKKEIKPFHLVALKDLKETNQNLIVLSEQIFPTIRDRLREMGINYIDSTGNCFIQINDWHFLIDGLRAPSKKSVQKDGFTRTGLILVFHFLNDENYLNTTYRQIAEDYKISLGNVNKIINSLKEQGYIAKGKNKTLRIINRDKLLERWILEYDEKLKPTLFLGEFRFINEYAKDWTKVPLGINSQWGGEPAGDLLTNYLQPAELTLYTKENSIDLIKKLKIAPGKGNLKI, translated from the coding sequence ATGAAAACACAGCCAATATTTCAAATTCTGTACGAACTTCAGAATAAGACATCATTAAAAGGTCGGTGGTATGATAAAAATCAAGATCATGGCATCGATGGTGTTTTGGAACTTGATAACTCAAAAGTAATTTACAAACTACCCGCCGAATATAAAAAAGAGATCAAGCCATTCCACCTAGTCGCCCTTAAAGATTTAAAGGAAACTAATCAAAATCTGATTGTTCTTTCTGAACAGATATTTCCCACAATAAGAGATCGTCTAAGAGAAATGGGGATAAACTATATTGACAGTACAGGCAACTGTTTTATTCAAATTAATGACTGGCACTTTCTCATTGATGGCCTCCGAGCTCCATCTAAGAAAAGTGTACAGAAAGATGGCTTCACACGAACAGGTCTAATTCTCGTATTTCATTTTCTCAATGATGAAAATTACCTCAACACGACATACAGACAAATTGCAGAAGACTATAAAATATCCTTAGGTAATGTCAATAAAATAATAAATTCTCTTAAGGAACAAGGCTACATTGCCAAAGGCAAAAATAAGACGTTGAGAATAATAAACCGAGATAAACTGCTAGAGCGATGGATTTTAGAATATGATGAAAAATTAAAACCTACATTATTTTTAGGAGAATTCCGTTTTATTAACGAGTATGCAAAAGATTGGACGAAAGTCCCCTTGGGTATAAACAGTCAATGGGGAGGTGAACCTGCAGGCGATTTACTGACCAATTATTTACAGCCGGCAGAGTTAACACTTTATACAAAAGAAAACAGTATCGACTTAATAAAGAAACTCAAAATAGCACCTGGAAAAGGAAACCTTAAAATATAA